From Vicia villosa cultivar HV-30 ecotype Madison, WI unplaced genomic scaffold, Vvil1.0 ctg.000691F_1_1, whole genome shotgun sequence:
CCAACACTCTTTCTTGTTCACTTTTTCACTCTTCCATTGAACCACACGCTTCCATCTTTCACACATCTTTGTCTGCAAAACCAAAACAAATGCCAAACATTATGGGACCATTTCTTTACACATGAAAAAAACTGTCCATTAAGATTGCTGCTATTCAATCCCACATGAACCAGGTAGAACATGCTGCAACGTTTGatgaacatttatttatttattcaaaaacataaatCAAAGCATGATAACTTCACAAACAATGTGTcaaaaaaattaactaaaaaaaaagttaaaaaagatTTACCCAAACAGAAGACTTGGAATGGAATGAACTGTCAAAGCTACCATAATGttttatcttcttcctcatcctcACATTCTTGTCACTATCTATAATGCCACCAACAATAACATTATCCTTAACCTTATCAACAGAAGAtgacaaaaagacatgttttttaaCCTTAATATCCTTTTTCCTCCAATTACCAAACAACCCTTTTTTCTTTACACCCACTTCTTTCTCAAGAATCAAACTCCCAAGTTTTTCAGAACAATCACTACAATCTTTCTTGTAGGGTCCATCAAAGACTATTGTAGGTGATGGAACTTTTGTATCAACCAACAACCTTGGAGGAAGTTCCAAACACTTGAAAGTTGTTGGATTTGAGAATGTAACAATATCAGTACAAGCTTTTGGTTTTCCTGGCTCTTCTTCCCAACCAAATGGAACTGATACTGTGATATGAAACGGTGGAGTTTTTGTTCCTGATCTCTCTGGTGAATGCATGATTGGTAGAGTGTTCAAGAGGGGTAACTTTGGTATTTTCATGCTCTTCTCTTCCTTGCTACATTCCATTACTTGTCTAGCTTTTGGCTTTTGGATATGTTTTTGATTTGGTTTCATATAGAGAAAAAGACAAGGTGGCAATGGAGAAGAGGTTAGGGGAAGCTCCTATGGCAGAAAATGTTGGTCCTTTCGGTCATGTTTGCCTTTTGCTTGAATGAAGCTAAAGAACAAAAGCTACTTATTTTTTTGTGCTAGGTGTAATTTTGTTGAAAAATGTAACTTTGGTGTAATATTCAAGGAACATGTTTAGTCCAAGAAAAAATATTCAGAAATTAGTCAAAACCATTTCTCTAAGCCAATgtttagattttcaaatttattGGAGTATTAATACTAGTATTTGTATCATCGAGTTCAAtattttcaattttatctttATGGTAAAGATAAATGCATTAATCACATGGTAATGGTCTTTTAACAAAAGGGTAATGCTAAATGAAGAAATGTTGATTTGGAAATTGTGTgttgattcaaataaaaatataaaattaattgtttaattgtttttttaatactaTAAACTTTTATAAATGGGTTTTTGACTTGTGCCCATAGAGCTCAAGTTAGCCTTAAGAAATTTTTATTTCACTCCATGGTTAAAGAAGTAACCTATGCAATTTCTAAGATGCCCCTTTAAAAttagaaatatatttttggtgCACATCATTTGTTgataaaattgattgaaaatcaaaaatatatttgtggTTTCAAACTGACAATATATTTTCGGTTTCTTCTGTTACCTATATCAGAACAGAAccattttatcattttaatatttttacagTTCGTTCACGGATAATACAAAAACCTGTACAAatggaaaaaaatcataaattaatgaATAACAAAAAGCTACTAAATcagaactaatatatatatatatatatatatatatatatatatatatatatatatatatatatatatatatatatatataatacaaaaaAATACAATCAAATGACAAAAAAAAGTAACAAAAACTACTGGGTATGGCGGATGATGAGTCGGCCAGTCACCCTCGAGGCGTCTCTCTGTTGCCTCCTGTAAAGCATAGCAGCCTGAGCCTCCGCCATGATGGCATCAGATTCCGTCTAGCATCGGATGATGAGTCGGCCTGTCACCCTCGAGGCGTCCCTCTGTTGCCTCCTGTAAAGCATAACAGCCTCAattttaatcaatattttgacATGTGAGGCAAAGAACAATGGCAACCAAACAAATggcttaaaacaataaaaataatagtaggcGAGAATACAAGATAATTATTTATCCAATTCGATCAAATGATCTACGTTTGGGGAGAGAGAATCTCTCTCTAATTCACTATATTTTCAAAGTTGTTACACGAGATTacagatgagttacaagaaaatagtttCCGCCTTCAGAGTTCCCAAGAACAAACCTTTATTTTCTACCAAAGTATTTCCCATCCTCTTCAACTCTCAATATATGAATCACCCAAACCCAAGATTTAGAAGTATTTTtcaatccccttagataactccaaaggtttccCAAAACCCTAAACCCATAAACCCT
This genomic window contains:
- the LOC131630534 gene encoding uncharacterized protein LOC131630534 isoform X2, whose translation is MKPNQKHIQKPKARQVMECSKEEKSMKIPKLPLLNTLPIMHSPERSGTKTPPFHITVSVPFGWEEEPGKPKACTDIVTFSNPTTFKCLELPPRLLVDTKVPSPTIVFDGPYKKDCSDCSEKLGSLILEKEVGVKKKGLFGNWRKKDIKVKKHVFLSSSVDKVKDNVIVGGIIDSDKNVRMRKKIKHYGSFDSSFHSKSSVWHVLPGSCGIE
- the LOC131630534 gene encoding uncharacterized protein At4g00950 isoform X1; protein product: MKPNQKHIQKPKARQVMECSKEEKSMKIPKLPLLNTLPIMHSPERSGTKTPPFHITVSVPFGWEEEPGKPKACTDIVTFSNPTTFKCLELPPRLLVDTKVPSPTIVFDGPYKKDCSDCSEKLGSLILEKEVGVKKKGLFGNWRKKDIKVKKHVFLSSSVDKVKDNVIVGGIIDSDKNVRMRKKIKHYGSFDSSFHSKSSVWTKMCERWKRVVQWKSEKVNKKECWLF